The Strigops habroptila isolate Jane chromosome 20, bStrHab1.2.pri, whole genome shotgun sequence genome segment ACCTGCTCTGATGAAACGCCGTGTTTAGATGTGTTTGAATCAcaaaaccccagcctggtttgagtggaagggaccttaaagctcctccagttccacgggcagggacaccttccactagagcagcttgctccaacccgtgtccaacctggccttgaagacgTTGGGGCCGTAGCGTGGTGTTTGCTGCCTGGTCTGAGTCAGCCTCCACTGACGGCTGCTGTGATTCCCGTGTTTCTCCCGCAGCGCCTGACCAAGCACACCAAGTTCGTGCGAGACATGATCAGGGAAGTCTGTGGCTTTGCGCCCTACGAGAGGCGTGCGATGGAATTGCTGAAAGTTTCCAAGGATAAACGTGCCCTGAAGTTCATCAAGAAACGGGTACGTCCATGTGTCGTCTTCAGAGGATCCCAGCctgggttgggttgaagggacctcaaagctcctcctCCTTAAagtccctgccatgggcagggacaccttccactagagcaggttgctccaagcccctgtgtccaacctggccttgaacactgccagggatggggcagccacagcttctctgggctgagAGGAGTGGTGGGAATGCTCCTTGGGGTGGGTGGGAGATGGACACAAAGGTACTTTGCCAAAAAGGCCCCAAGCCCCAGGAGCCCCCACTTGCCTTTGCTCTTTCTGCGTCATTTGCAAATCTGgtgtggggaagaggaagaaaaatactgggaTAGAAGCTGGGAACCATGCACCAGGTTGGGGGGTTCACTGAGGGCAGCTGGTACCTTGTCTCTAATAACTGAGTACAACTACTACTGAGATGCAATGGTGAGTAGTTCCTGGCCGGCCAGCGCTGGCGGATGGGGCCTGAGCTTACCAGGGCTTTACCATTTGGGCTGCTGTTGGAGTGAAGGGATGAAGGACATTCATCTCCAGTGGCTGGCTGAATGATGCTgactgctgtgctctgccctcAGGTCGGCACTCACATCCGGGCTAAGCGGAAGCGGGAAGAGCTCAGCAATGTCCTGGCAGCCAtgaggaaagctgctgcaaagaaggACTGAGTAGTGCAGTCTCTCATTCAATAAAGTCCTTTATTACAAGAAGAGTGCAGTCGATGGTGCATCTGTTTCAGCCTGTCCAGGTCTGCTCTGGCTTTAAGCCTGGGGTGGTTTCTGATGGTACTGACCCATGATTTAATGGGGAGAACCATGTCCTTCAGCAGCTGAATCACAGACTCAGCCAGGCTGGAAATCAGCTCATCAAGTGCAACCTTtaccccagccctgccaaggccaccactaacccatggcactgaggcctcggctacacggggtgtgaacacttgcagggccggtgactccagccctgccctgggcagcctgttccaatgcctgagcaccctctggggaaggaattgttcctcagctccatctaaacctgccctggtgcagcttgaggccgtttcctcttgtcccatcccttgttccttgggagcagagaccagccccctcctggctccatcctcctgtcaggcagttgcagagagcgagaaggtcccccctgagccttctccagactaaaccccccaggtccctcagccgttcctcatcacacttgtgctccaggccctgcaccagctccggtgcccttctctaGCCCCactccagcccctcaatgtctctcttgcagtgaggggcccagaaccgACACAGGATTTgagcctcaccagtgcccagtacaggggaacaaacactgccctggccctgctgccctCACTAACGCTCAgacaggccaggatgctgtttgcTTCTCGGCTCCCTGAGCACCCTGAACGCACGAACTGTCTCCTGGAATTTCAGTTTCCCCTTACAAGCCAAGGCAGGGCGAGGTTTCTGCAAGCCGCTCCACTACCAGCCCCTCAGGAATGTGATCTCTGTGAatcacagccccagctctggtTGTAGAGTTAaatgttttttccctccatcaGCATTATTTAATTACAGAGCAATGACTGAAAAACCTAGAATTAAAGAGAGCAGAGCCGTGGTGAAAAGGCTCCAGGGCTGGTGGCTGAAAACAAGCACATTCCTTAAGTAAAACGTCACAGTTTTATTGGAAACACTTAACTGGATCATCATTCAATATTAAAGagtgagaaatattttattctagcAAAGCCATaattcatttcagcagctgcccagcagcaatagctccatgtcccaCTTCAGGTCAGCCCAGTTCTCTTCGGGGGCTGAGCATTCAGGGACAAACCACCTTCCAGCCATGGGATTGTTGAACATCATCCTCCACCAGAATCCAGCTTAGAAAATGCTATATCAAATACCTCGTTGTAGTGCTCCACAAAATGCACTTCCAGTCCCTCCGTAATGAATCCAGCGAGGTCGTAATAATCCTTTTTATTCTCTGATGGCAGAATGATGCAGGTGACACCCGCCCTCTTCGCCTACGGGAGAACACCACCATGGAGGCTGTTGAGTCCTAGAAATCAATTCACCTCCTAGAAACACCCTCCCATGTTAGACAGCAAGAACACAAACAGTTGTTTAGGAGCATGATCTGCCCTTGTTCTGTTCTTTGGAGAGCAGCAAGGGGATTCCTTATAGATGTCACTAAGGATGGATCATGTTCTACATCACCCCGAGCCTCCAAAACACACTCTCCAGTCCCACCTTCTCAGCTGCAGGGTCAGCTGAAGCCAGAGGTATTTTAGGAGGACTGGGGGATTCTCTAGCATTCATGCTGTTTTACATAGAATTTTAAAAGTCTCTTCCAGCTCGGGTGAGGGGAAACCCTAGAATCAAAGGAAGATTTACAAACAGCTTATCAGGCCAACCCCCAGctggcaacctgtgccagggcctcaccagcATCACGGGGAAGGACTTCTTAGTATCTCGTCCACATCTCAGAACCTTAAGGATGATATCTTACAGATATCATCAAATCTATACTGGATGCCCTCCTTAAACAGGCACTTCAACCCAGCATGGAACCAGTTTGTGATAGCTTTAACCCCTCCACCCTTAGTTCTACCAGTCTAGTAACTGGATCAACACAGATGCTCCTGCAAGGCTGGAGTCCTGTCTTCTTCTTCCCAGCCAGAGACACCCACAAGATCCCCCCGTCCCCCCAGCAGGTTTCTCCCACCACAGGAGTGACCACTGTGGTTGTGACAGTCACTCCAGAGCCCGGTGCAGGGCTCCCTCCCGCAGCTGGAGCACAGAGACAAGAGGAAGGCTCTTACCGCAATAGTTTTCTCCTTGATTCCACCAACAGGAAGAATTTTTCCAGTTAATGACACCTCTCCAGTCATGGCCACGTTCTGCCTCACTGGACAATCCATGGCCAGTGACAGCAAAGCTGTTACTATAGTACACCCTGCACTTGGTCCATCCTTTGGTGTTGCTCCCTGGATAAAATAGAGTAAATCATCACAACCTCCTGCCTTTAGCTCACCCAAAGCGTAGCAAAGCCACACACCAGctctgttgttgctgttttaacAGGGCCCCAACTTCAGAGGGTCTCACAAAGGTTTTTGTGAAGGTGTCACTGATGGAATCCTGCTATTTCAGTCGGCTGATCTATAAACAACCCTGTCATTCCTCACCTTATTCATGAAGAGTAATCCATGAGTTTAGAGTCTGGTTTCTGGCCTGATGCCACCACAACACTCACCAGGCTCAGGACTTCGAATAAGCAACATGAGCAAAAACCAGAGCACGAATGCTCTGAAGCTTTTGGTAGGCCCAAGCCTAGAACCATGAAAACAAGTACCAGAGGTGAGCAGCACAAAAGGAAGAGGGCATCAAGAGACACAAAACACTGGAGGACAAAACTGCAAATCACTCAAGGCAGAAGAGAACATTCAGTTTAGAAAGCCCAACAAAATCTAGGCCTAAACTAGTGCCAGTCTGGATTTATCTGAGATCAAACAGATCTTtgagggaagagcagaagaaatgaatgTTTGAGAGGGAGCAGAGGTAATGTCTGATGTTTTCTGATCCCCCAGGAAACAAACATACAGGTAACAACTAAGCTCCTGGGCAGGCAGAGAGACAACAAGGAGGCTGTGAACTAGGTTAAAGCATCAACAGTTCAGAAGCAAAGCTTGGGCACAGAGTGCAGAGCCCAGAGCCTGTTACACAGTGGATGATGGATTTATTTTCAGTcccaaacactggaaaaaatgcaattacTGCAGGAAACTGGGAGCAGGAACCACGGCACAGAGACCAAGGGGAGGATTTTCAATTATGTGTAAGTGACCTGGAGGCTTTATGAAGGCCTGGTAACACAGAGACCTAAACTCTAGTTTCCTTGTAGCTGCATACAAGCTTCTATCCAAATTGCTCATCTCTAGGCCATGCCTCCCTACCTGCACAACAGGGCCAACAGCTACAACAGAAGTCTATTACTCTAACAGAAGCATTATCCAAGCCCCTGCATTCTCAccacatgctgctgcagaaaggaatGGAGACACAGCTGGCAGGAATGCTTTCATGGGATCCAGAGGAAAAtgctttcccccctccctggtTTTACTGCTAAAAGAGGGTATCCTGCCCACAAACGAAGTGCTTCCCAGCTTCATGCCTCGGGGAGCAAACCAGCCTGGCTGCTATGCATGCTCTGTGTATTCTGCATCAGTTTACCTCTGGCACATGCAAGTGGATATGGGAAGACATGAGGAAGTCATTGTTGGGGTCCTTCTGCATCAGAAAGGCTCTTGCAAATGTGTAAGCTATCTTGGCACTCTCCTTCATTACATCTCCCAGTTGCCCCGTTACTTCAAGGGACCCAtccttgttttccttgtctttgGGCCGCCACAGGAATGTTTCAACAAACAGAGTGGAACCtcctaagaaagaaaagaaaggaaaagttagAAGGAAAAACCAAATCAGAAGGTTTTAGTGCTGCAGAAGCAATGGCAGGAATTTGGAACCGGGGCTCTCTGCTGAGACAGCAGCTCTTGGGTAAAGAGCAGCTGAAACCTGCTCTCCAAATCCCTTCAGGAAGGCCAGCCAGAGACCTCCAGAGCACCACAATGACAGTTTCCACTTGGACTTCACACTCCACCAATACAATGCAACTCCTATTTAGTGGAAATAATCAGTTCTAGAATGGTTTCAGGCTCTTCATAGCCAGGAAGTAGGATGAGCTCATCCCACAACACACTTCTGGCCAGTTCAGCTTTGCAGTGTCAGACATCTATTTAACTTCACCACACTGATCATTTCCCTCTTCAGTCCCACCCAGTGTCAATGAGAGTATGCAGGAGTCGTATCCTCTGCTGTATTTCCCCAAGTTACTAGGGAAGTAATGCAGGGAAGCCTCAGCCCTGCCCTAAGTCAGAATGGCACCTCCTGCTTTTAAGGCAGCAGACAAGGTCTTGTCCTCTCTGAAAAGGCTTATGCCTTTAGTCATTGCTGTTCCTGATGTATGTGCCTCATATGGGATATGGAGCATAAAGAGAAAGCGTGCTGGCCTGAGGCTAAAATGAGCCTGGGTAAAGGGAATAAGAAAGGGCCCCTTGTTCAGGGAAGAAGTAGTCAGGATCTAAAAGGCCACATGAGTTAATTTTACTGGTGCCACTAGAATTTCACTGGATTCAGCTGGACTATCTATCACATCCCATTTTTGAAGATCATAAATGTAGACATTAACCCCCAAGTCATTCTGTCTCACCCATAGCTGTCCAGGCCAGACCCATCACCACTCCTGGAGGAGTGGTTTCATACATGCGATCCACGGTGAAGATGGGCTTTCCTACAAAGTCCTGCAGGTTCTCAGGTGTTACTTGCACGGTCTCTGCTTCTCCACTCACAATTTTATAGGCAGATTTCCTCAATACCTGGGGGAGACAGTGATTTGTTTCTGTAGGAAAAGCTGAGGAGGCAGAAGCACAGTGGTCACGGTGCCACACAACCTGCCCTCACCTTTTCGACTTGTTTCTGCAGGTTCCTCACCCCGCTCTCTCTGCAGTACTGCTTGATGAGAAGAGTCAGGACATCCGGTGTGATTTTGGCTTTGGTTTCATCCAAGCCACACAGAACTCGTGCTTGAGGGACCAAGTatctctgaaagaaataatCCCCCACGTCCTCCTCTTAGTATTTCTGACAAAAGCCTGATGGTTCCAATTCACAACTTCATTATGCTCAATGCCATTTGCTGGAATCCACAGCCTTTGGAACACTGGAGTTCCTCTAACTGGGTGTTCAGATCAGAGGAACTCTGTCCAAAATGCCACATGCCGGGGTTTTTTGGCCACAGCTGGATGTAAATATTTAAGCCTGAATCTGAATTATCAGATGTAATTAAACAGTGCATCAGTGGTTTCTTCTCTTACCTCTGCAATTGCAAGTTTCTCTTCTGCAACATATCCTGATACGTTGATCACTTCCATTCTGTCCCGCAGGGGCTCTGGAATGGTTTCTGTTACATTGGCAGTACAAATGAAGAGTACCTGGAAGTATCACAAGATCCTATTAAGCATTTTCATTAAGCTGCTGCTTTACTCCAAGCAACAGTTCTTGagttctgtgtttttctgcctgaaagGCTGGAGCGAGATCATCTTCTCTGTGGAATCTAGCTTTTCTTACAGAAGAAGTGTTGAATTTTAGAACCAGGTCGTAGGATGTTCCCTACccccaaaagaaatgtttagaaACACACACAGCACGAGATGGGAATGTTGTGATACAGACCAGGAAACCATCTGCCTGGGGAGATCCAGAGCTCATTTGCAAGTTATTTCTCCCTTCTACCAAGTTAGCACCAAAGTGAACACATTCTGTGTACACAGAAACTCTCCACTCTGCAATTACTGTGGGTTCACAAGGAGAACAACAGCGCAAAGACaaagcctggcagcagcaggaggctgcctCACttgacagcagctctgccaagcatcacacagaaggaaagcttctgccttttccagctgagaccatgtgtctgtgtgtccctGGCTCCACATGGAGTTAGGGATATAGGGGTGACACATGCTGGTGACTGTGTTCTCTTAAGTACGTACAGACACTTTGGTTAAAGCCAACTCCTGCAGACACAGCCCTGGAGCACTCGTGTCTCAATCCCATCTAACTAAAACATCAACATCTTTTCATGGACAGGAGATCTCTGCAGTGATACACGTTCACACATTCCAGCTCCACCACCTTTGCAAAGAGAGAAATACCTTTGATAAATCCACAGGAACATCAAGATAATGATCCAAGAAGTTAGAGTTCTGTTCTGGGTCCAAGAGCTCTAGAAGGGCTGAGGATGGATCCCCTTGATATCCTCTTCCTATTTTATCCACCTATGggagaaaaactttaaaagctcCAGGAAATTTTAGACCACAATAAATTCTCATGCAAAGATTCTCTCATGGCTCCAGCTGAAAACCTTCACGTGTTTGTTCACAAACAGCCCCCACCAGCCTGTCAGTTTTCTGGGCTTTCACCCAAGTCCCTGCTGGGTGAGCACAACACACCTGACAAGACAGATTTTAACAGTGTTGTAGAGAAGCACGACGAGGTCTCTGGGAGTGTGCAGACTACCAACACCATGTGAGTTACAGTGGATCAGTAGTGCACTACTACTCATTAAACTTAACTAAGCTAAGCTGTAGTCACAGACCAGAACAGTTATTCCCCAGTGGGAGGACGACAAGGTGCTAGCTTGTATCAGTTCCCTAATATGTGAGCCCAGACACTCTTCCTACTCTGCCCAAGGTGCAAAGTGCCCATACACAGGCACTTAGCACAGCTCTGGTAGGGActttgctgctttcacagaaCCACAGGCTCACTGAGGCTGGCAGGGACTTCCCAAAGTCacctgcccagagaagctgtgtgtgagggtgctgaggcgctggcacagggtgcccagagaagctgtggctgccccatccctggcagtgttcaaggccaggttggacacaggggcttggagcaacctgctctagtggaaggtgtccctgcccatggcagggggttggagctggaggagctttaaggtcccttcaacccaaaccaggctgggattctacgatCTTGTCCAACCCCACTGCTCCAGATGTGACCACCTAGAGCCAGCTGCCCAGGACCACGTCCAAGGTTGTTGCCTCCTTCAGCATTCTTCATGTCCTCAGAAGGAGAGGCCAAaacagggctgctctccattGCTTTTTCTCCCGAAGAGCAGCATTAATGGACATAACACAGTTTGCTACTGCGGCCAACATGAGACTCTTCACCAACACCACTTTAAAAGTGCCATGACCTAAAGGTGTCATTACCTTTCAAATCAAGATACTCATTGGTTACACTACACTGCAACTCATTACCCAATGTCTTGGTCCCCCTACACCATTCCCAAGACATCTGCTGTTGGTCTTTGCCAGCCATGGCACACA includes the following:
- the RPL36 gene encoding 60S ribosomal protein L36, which translates into the protein MAIRYPMAVGLNKGYKVTKNVSKPRQCRRRGRLTKHTKFVRDMIREVCGFAPYERRAMELLKVSKDKRALKFIKKRVGTHIRAKRKREELSNVLAAMRKAAAKKD